The following are encoded together in the Chanodichthys erythropterus isolate Z2021 chromosome 16, ASM2448905v1, whole genome shotgun sequence genome:
- the prkab2 gene encoding 5'-AMP-activated protein kinase subunit beta-2 gives MGNTSDRVSAERHGAKTQRSDSGGHKDLEPGKMMDSTDDPNIFNTHGPESKAPGEKDFAPDLDDMVKTSPQARPTVIRWAGGGKEVYITGSFNNWSSKIPLNKSHNDFVAILELPEGEHQYKFFVDGQWLHDPSEPVVTSQMGTINNLIHVKKSDFEVFDALQVDSLECSDTSDLSSSPPGPYGQEVYMFKPEERFKAPPILPPHLLQVILNKDTNISCDPALLPEPNHVMLNHLYALSIKDGVMVLSATHRYKKKYVTSLLYKPI, from the exons ATGGGAAACACCAGTGATCGTGTGTCTGCTGAGCGGCATGGAGCAAAGACGCAGCGGTCAGACAGCGGAGGCCATAAAGACCTCGAGCCCGGCAAAATGATGGACAGCACGGACGACcctaacattttcaacacacatGGGCCGGAATCTAAA GCACCAGGTGAGAAGGACTTCGCCCCAGATTTAGATGACATGGTGAAGACGAGTCCTCAGGCTCGACCCACCGTGATCCGCTGGGCTGGAGGAGGGAAAGAGGTTTACATCACAGGCTCCTTCAACAACTGGAGCAGCAAGATCCCGCTGAATAAAAG CCATAATGATTTTGTAGCAATCTTGGAGCTGCCTGAGGGTGAACATCAGTACAAGTTCTTTGTTGATGGCCAGTGGCTTCATGACCCGTCTGAG CCGGTTGTCACCAGTCAGATGGGCACCATTAACAACCTGATCCATGTGAAGAAATCAGATTTTGAGGTGTTTGACGCACTGCAGGTGGATTCTCTCGAGTGCTCCGATACGTCAG aTCTGTCCAGCTCTCCACCTGGGCCGTACGGACAGGAAGTGTATATGTTCAAACCCGAGGAACGCTTCAAAGCTCCGCCCATCCTGCCGCCACACCTGCTACAAGTCATACTCAACAAAGACACCAACATATCA TGTGATCCTGCCTTGCTGCCAGAACCCAACCATGTGATGCTGAATCATCTGTATGCGCTCTCAATAAAG GATGGTGTGATGGTTCTCAGTGCAACTCACCGTTATAAGAAGAAATATGTGACGTCTCTTCTGTACAAGCCTATTTAA